From Actinopolymorpha cephalotaxi, one genomic window encodes:
- a CDS encoding carboxymuconolactone decarboxylase family protein — protein MTAQTPEGTLGAFSHGEHPIFAQLAQMNVDTLPNSELDPRTYHIVRLAALIAMDAAPASYLANLAVAREAGLTVQDAQGVCVAIAPIVGSSRVVDAAGNVLRAFGLAELAAEYVEEDVTGEGTGGGTARGAAGGAAAGAAAGGAVGAGAATAIPDQRREEEGRFEEGRAEEGRLGGDQIGEEKIEEGRLEESRIEQGGPGSTGGTGSTEGRGPAGYAETTTEERFAEGSGAGGGAAMYEESTEERFVGAPEGERGASGVTGAREAAEGRVGEGRVEEGRESTEGVRDTAQGAGEKQGFGEQAQGAKEQAQGAKEKLTEEGEKEETIEEKVRGKVSGWMKRDQ, from the coding sequence ATGACGGCACAGACACCTGAAGGAACCTTGGGAGCCTTTTCGCACGGGGAACACCCGATCTTCGCGCAACTGGCACAGATGAACGTCGACACGTTGCCCAACTCCGAACTCGACCCGCGGACTTACCACATCGTCCGACTTGCCGCACTGATCGCGATGGACGCCGCACCCGCGTCGTACCTCGCCAACCTCGCGGTCGCCCGGGAAGCGGGCCTGACGGTGCAGGACGCGCAGGGCGTCTGCGTCGCCATCGCACCGATCGTCGGCAGCTCGCGCGTGGTCGACGCCGCGGGCAACGTGTTGCGTGCGTTCGGACTGGCGGAGCTGGCTGCGGAGTACGTCGAAGAGGACGTCACCGGTGAAGGAACCGGAGGTGGAACGGCAAGAGGTGCAGCAGGAGGCGCGGCGGCAGGTGCGGCCGCGGGCGGAGCGGTGGGCGCGGGTGCCGCCACCGCGATTCCGGATCAGCGCCGTGAGGAAGAAGGACGGTTCGAGGAGGGCCGCGCCGAAGAGGGCCGGCTCGGCGGGGACCAGATCGGTGAGGAGAAGATCGAGGAAGGCCGCCTGGAGGAGAGCAGGATCGAACAGGGCGGTCCGGGCAGCACGGGCGGTACGGGCAGCACGGAAGGACGCGGACCGGCTGGTTACGCGGAGACCACGACCGAGGAGCGGTTCGCCGAGGGCTCCGGCGCGGGTGGTGGTGCCGCGATGTACGAAGAGTCCACCGAGGAACGCTTCGTCGGCGCTCCCGAGGGCGAACGGGGTGCGTCGGGCGTCACCGGCGCCCGCGAGGCCGCTGAAGGCCGCGTCGGGGAAGGCCGTGTCGAGGAAGGCCGCGAGAGCACCGAGGGCGTTCGGGATACCGCACAGGGAGCCGGGGAGAAGCAGGGCTTCGGCGAACAGGCCCAGGGCGCCAAGGAACAGGCACAGGGCGCCAAGGAGAAGTTGACAGAAGAGGGCGAGAAGGAGGAGACCATCGAGGAGAAGGTGCGCGGGAAGGTCAGCGGCTGGATGAAGCGCGACCAGTAG
- a CDS encoding MmcQ/YjbR family DNA-binding protein: MADQDDVRRIALALPETTEGEDHFGFSVRNKGKERGFAWTWMERVHPKKARVPQPEVLAVRVANEGEKQDLLASDSEKFFTEPHYNGYPAVLVRLANVPVDELAELLTDAWRCQAPRQLVKEFDAARGQG, from the coding sequence ATGGCCGACCAGGACGACGTACGCCGGATCGCGCTGGCGCTGCCGGAGACCACCGAGGGTGAAGATCACTTCGGGTTCTCCGTACGGAACAAGGGCAAGGAGCGCGGCTTCGCGTGGACGTGGATGGAGCGGGTCCACCCCAAGAAGGCCCGGGTGCCGCAGCCGGAAGTACTGGCGGTACGGGTGGCGAACGAGGGTGAGAAGCAGGATCTGCTCGCCTCCGACAGCGAGAAGTTCTTCACCGAGCCGCACTACAACGGGTACCCGGCCGTGCTCGTCCGGCTGGCGAACGTACCGGTCGACGAGCTCGCGGAACTGCTGACCGACGCGTGGCGCTGCCAGGCTCCGCGTCAACTGGTGAAGGAGTTCGACGCAGCCCGCGGCCAGGGCTGA